In Candidatus Bathyarchaeota archaeon, the following proteins share a genomic window:
- the bluB gene encoding 5,6-dimethylbenzimidazole synthase, whose amino-acid sequence MDVFNAIRTRRSIRAYKPDPVSDEDIAKILDAAHWAPSAANLQPWEFIVVKNPSTRKEIQALVEENRNATIKARSEPWRSGFSKYSTEWISKAPVHIVVCANPAKTAPHVFGEETYKYATGAAIQNLMLAAHALGLGSCWLSMFDKDRLKKLLNIPKEIDVIGVVTIGYPIEVPEVPETLKRYGGAPRKNLEEIVYCETYGKRGNKL is encoded by the coding sequence ATGGATGTATTTAACGCTATAAGAACTAGGCGAAGCATTAGAGCATACAAGCCAGACCCTGTGTCGGATGAAGATATTGCAAAGATCCTTGATGCTGCTCACTGGGCACCTTCAGCTGCTAACCTTCAACCTTGGGAGTTTATTGTTGTGAAGAATCCCTCAACTAGAAAGGAAATACAAGCACTTGTGGAAGAAAACAGAAATGCAACAATAAAAGCTCGGAGTGAACCGTGGAGGTCTGGATTTAGCAAATATAGCACTGAATGGATTTCAAAAGCTCCTGTTCACATAGTTGTGTGTGCCAACCCCGCTAAAACAGCCCCTCACGTTTTCGGTGAGGAAACATATAAGTATGCGACCGGAGCCGCCATACAAAATCTTATGCTCGCCGCGCATGCCTTAGGACTTGGGTCATGTTGGCTTTCAATGTTCGACAAGGACCGCTTAAAAAAATTACTTAACATACCAAAAGAAATCGATGTGATAGGTGTGGTCACGATCGGCTATCCTATTGAAGTGCCTGAAGTTCCTGAAACCCTAAAAAGGTACGGAGGAGCCCCGAGGAAAAATCTGGAAGAAATAGTGTACTGTGAGACATATGGCAAACGCGGAAATAAGTTGTGA